The following are from one region of the Leptospira selangorensis genome:
- a CDS encoding citrate synthase family protein: protein MAFSSKKPFLNADEAASALGVEVQTIYAYVSRGLLHSESGGNKDRSKRYRREDIEQLLLRREERNQPGKTAKAALSLGQPVLESSITLLGENSLFYRGKNVLELSENGSFEDIACLLWEAEDTNPFESDWPILSEECNKILKLLEGRPILDISRILLPFLEYEDAKAFRKDPKTFRKTSSSILRYLTLFSSAQTSSEGKISETLLSSWNPSRKKEDPNFIAKLKLLEAALILSADHELNVSSFTARCVASSEASLYQVVLAGLAALSGPKHGLLTEKAILLLSQTSGNKKKDKQLLEEKLRSGENIPGFGHPLYKKGDPRGRKLIQMVEKFFPEDPDVQLYLQFLKQIEELLEDYATIDAGLALVSKAFKLPKGAGIGIFAIGRTAGWLAHAMEQYDSGNLIRPRAKYIGNLPQE from the coding sequence AGAAGTCCAAACCATCTACGCATACGTTAGTCGCGGTTTATTACATTCGGAATCCGGAGGTAATAAGGACAGAAGTAAACGGTATAGAAGAGAAGATATAGAACAATTATTGCTTAGAAGGGAAGAAAGAAACCAACCTGGAAAAACTGCAAAGGCCGCTTTATCTCTAGGACAACCTGTTTTAGAATCTTCGATCACATTACTTGGAGAAAACTCTCTCTTTTATAGAGGAAAAAACGTTTTAGAACTTTCTGAGAATGGAAGTTTCGAAGATATTGCCTGCTTACTTTGGGAAGCAGAAGATACAAACCCATTCGAATCGGATTGGCCGATATTATCCGAAGAATGTAATAAAATCCTAAAATTATTGGAAGGCCGCCCCATCTTAGATATTTCCAGGATCCTACTTCCTTTTTTAGAATATGAAGATGCGAAAGCATTTAGAAAAGATCCTAAAACTTTCAGAAAGACTTCTTCTTCCATATTAAGATATCTTACTTTATTTTCTTCGGCCCAAACATCTTCAGAAGGAAAAATTTCAGAGACACTTTTAAGCAGCTGGAACCCTTCTCGAAAAAAAGAAGATCCGAACTTCATCGCTAAGTTAAAACTTTTAGAAGCGGCTTTAATTCTTTCTGCTGATCATGAGTTGAATGTTTCTTCTTTTACTGCAAGATGTGTTGCTTCTAGTGAAGCTTCTCTTTATCAAGTAGTACTTGCAGGACTTGCTGCTTTGTCCGGTCCCAAACATGGATTACTCACGGAAAAAGCGATCCTTCTTCTTTCCCAAACAAGCGGAAACAAAAAGAAAGATAAACAACTCTTAGAAGAAAAATTAAGAAGTGGAGAAAATATCCCCGGCTTCGGTCATCCTCTTTATAAAAAAGGAGATCCCAGAGGAAGAAAACTGATCCAGATGGTGGAAAAATTTTTTCCGGAAGATCCGGATGTGCAACTATATCTACAATTCTTAAAACAGATTGAAGAACTACTAGAAGATTATGCAACGATTGATGCAGGACTTGCACTAGTTTCCAAAGCATTCAAATTGCCTAAAGGCGCCGGTATCGGAATTTTTGCGATCGGTAGAACTGCAGGTTGGTTAGCTCATGCAATGGAGCAATATGATTCCGGAAACTTGATCCGGCCCAGAGCAAAGTATATCGGAAACCTTCCCCAAGAATAA